Proteins encoded in a region of the Gammaproteobacteria bacterium genome:
- a CDS encoding carboxymuconolactone decarboxylase family protein: protein MSRLKELDRAALSRQQEAIYQDILKSRNGRIEGPFKAWLHAPEFADRAQKLGAFCRYDTSLPPRLSELAILVTARWWQADVEWRIHEPIAREAGLSAELIASLQADRRPVFEHDDEAVVYDFARELFDLRRVSAATYKRAVEQFGEVAVVELVGVLGYYALVAMTLNVFEVEAPSSDGAG from the coding sequence ATGAGCCGACTGAAAGAACTCGATAGAGCAGCACTGTCCCGGCAGCAGGAAGCAATCTATCAGGATATTCTGAAGTCTCGTAACGGGCGCATCGAAGGCCCGTTCAAGGCCTGGCTGCATGCACCGGAATTTGCCGATCGGGCCCAGAAGCTGGGCGCCTTCTGTCGCTATGACACGAGTCTTCCACCCCGTCTCTCAGAGTTGGCGATTCTGGTTACCGCGCGCTGGTGGCAGGCTGACGTGGAATGGCGTATTCATGAGCCAATCGCGCGAGAGGCGGGATTATCCGCAGAGCTTATCGCTTCTCTGCAGGCAGACCGGCGTCCGGTGTTTGAGCATGACGATGAGGCCGTCGTGTATGACTTCGCCAGGGAACTGTTTGACCTCCGGCGAGTCAGTGCTGCCACCTATAAGCGGGCTGTGGAGCAGTTTGGAGAAGTGGCTGTCGTCGAACTGGTCGGGGTACTTGGTTATTATGCACTGGTTGCGATGACTCTCAACGTATTCGAGGTGGAAGCGCCTTCAAGCGATGGAGCAGGGTGA
- a CDS encoding D-2-hydroxyacid dehydrogenase has product MSQHQSDPPAVFVAAHDAEAYRDLITAELGGAVPVDIACSRSAVTAGYQGQPIILGSPDYLTDLLETRPPVQWVQSTWAGVAPLLKLNFRDYQLTGVKGIFGPQMAEYVFSYLLAHEIGIARRFREQQAHHWDDVESGSLRGKVLGIMGTGSIGRYLAKTALAFAMVPIGFNTRGASVEPFDEVYCRRSIQPFLARCDHLVSILPDTPATNNLLDAEAFARMKDTAVLINAGRGNLIDEKALCRALAEQQLAGAVLDVFRQEPLPPDSPLWDTPELKITGHIAAVSQPRDIVRLFAENYRLFNAGNELRYLVDFARGY; this is encoded by the coding sequence ATGAGTCAGCACCAGTCTGATCCGCCGGCTGTTTTTGTTGCCGCCCACGATGCTGAAGCGTACCGGGATCTTATAACCGCTGAGCTTGGCGGGGCGGTGCCTGTCGACATTGCCTGTTCCAGATCCGCAGTGACAGCCGGCTACCAGGGGCAGCCGATAATCCTCGGCTCCCCGGACTACCTGACCGACCTGCTGGAGACCCGGCCCCCGGTCCAATGGGTACAGTCCACCTGGGCGGGGGTTGCGCCGTTGCTGAAATTGAATTTCAGGGATTACCAGCTGACCGGCGTTAAAGGTATTTTCGGGCCCCAGATGGCGGAATATGTGTTTTCCTATCTGCTTGCCCATGAAATCGGGATAGCGAGGCGATTCAGGGAACAACAGGCCCATCATTGGGATGACGTTGAGAGCGGCTCGTTGCGCGGCAAGGTGCTGGGTATCATGGGTACTGGTTCGATTGGTCGGTACCTGGCAAAAACCGCTCTGGCATTCGCCATGGTGCCCATTGGTTTCAACACGCGGGGTGCGTCGGTCGAACCCTTTGATGAAGTCTACTGCAGGCGATCTATCCAGCCCTTTCTGGCGCGATGTGATCACCTGGTGTCCATCCTGCCCGATACGCCCGCGACCAACAACCTGCTTGATGCCGAGGCCTTTGCTCGAATGAAAGACACTGCAGTATTGATTAACGCCGGGCGCGGCAACCTGATCGATGAGAAGGCTTTATGCCGGGCGCTTGCGGAGCAGCAACTGGCCGGTGCCGTACTGGATGTGTTCAGGCAGGAACCTTTACCACCCGACAGCCCGCTATGGGATACCCCTGAACTGAAAATTACCGGGCATATTGCCGCGGTCAGTCAGCCCCGGGATATTGTCCGCTTGTTTGCTGAAAACTATCGCCTTTTCAACGCTGGCAATGAGCTGCGGTACCTGGTGGATTTTGCCCGGGGGTATTGA
- a CDS encoding histidine kinase has protein sequence MQNLHLYTALEVDELAWPDDSASCNLDSPASKFMVDFRQIKPIVYDATTSADELKSFMLHSHIQPISVLDSQSHFAGIVSLGELSDQALIRKQAEGFFRKEIKVSDVMIRRRDLPAFDAEEIQRATIGDVVSAIKKSGCRFALVLDRQTHQIQGIFSADELSERLQRPIEIRDESSFYRVFAPVSPYSQRIR, from the coding sequence ATGCAAAATCTACACCTTTACACAGCATTGGAAGTCGATGAACTAGCCTGGCCGGATGATTCTGCCAGCTGCAACCTGGATTCACCGGCATCGAAATTCATGGTCGACTTCAGGCAGATCAAGCCAATAGTCTATGATGCAACGACTTCCGCCGACGAGCTGAAATCTTTCATGCTCCATTCGCATATCCAGCCGATATCGGTTCTCGACTCACAATCTCACTTTGCAGGGATTGTGAGCCTGGGAGAACTCAGCGACCAGGCATTGATCAGAAAGCAGGCCGAGGGTTTCTTCCGAAAGGAAATCAAGGTAAGCGATGTCATGATTAGACGCAGGGACCTGCCGGCCTTTGATGCGGAGGAGATTCAGAGAGCGACCATTGGTGACGTGGTTTCCGCAATCAAGAAATCCGGCTGCCGCTTTGCCCTGGTACTGGACCGGCAGACTCATCAGATACAGGGGATTTTTTCGGCCGATGAGTTGTCTGAAAGGCTGCAACGCCCGATAGAGATACGGGATGAGTCGAGCTTTTACCGGGTTTTCGCCCCGGTCTCGCCCTACAGCCAACGCATCAGATAA
- a CDS encoding DcaP family trimeric outer membrane transporter, with protein MTRAAALRSGLVIAALLSQSVGPGTAAGAEFPALSTGGFARLHLLAGDISAARDRAGDSELWAPDIPVAGEPGLIRHRMNAHARESRIWVRAVQETPLGDLEALVEADLDGDRADGHDPRLRHAYLMLGPLLAGHTYTTFSNTSALADLDSGIAVGNVVTRHRLVRWQQPLGGTVLLSLALEDSLNRLHFAGTDNIVSSGDRRPPDVVARLDQTGEWGNLSLSMLAREITTTSPTGTAARSDGDLGTAFSLAGRIETGALDNLRFMFNYGNALARYSTLSTYADATVTAEGQVALATTYSGLIAWQHFWSPRWRSSFALSLSVTDPHRTTSNRLTRESRSAHANLIWAPNQRISLGVEYLYGWRSLLSGEDGNLHRLQLTTRINF; from the coding sequence GTGACACGGGCAGCCGCGTTGCGCTCGGGCCTGGTGATTGCTGCCCTGCTGAGCCAGAGTGTCGGGCCGGGGACTGCAGCAGGAGCAGAGTTTCCCGCTCTGAGTACCGGCGGATTCGCCAGATTACACCTGCTGGCAGGTGATATCTCTGCCGCAAGGGACCGCGCCGGTGACAGTGAACTCTGGGCCCCGGATATCCCTGTTGCCGGCGAACCCGGCCTGATCCGACACCGGATGAATGCCCACGCGCGGGAATCCCGGATCTGGGTGCGAGCGGTTCAGGAGACACCCCTGGGTGATCTGGAGGCACTGGTGGAAGCCGATCTCGATGGTGACCGGGCCGACGGTCATGATCCCCGTTTACGTCATGCTTACCTGATGCTGGGTCCCCTGCTGGCGGGACACACCTACACGACTTTCTCCAACACCTCGGCGCTGGCTGATCTCGACAGTGGTATCGCGGTCGGTAATGTCGTAACCCGGCACCGGCTGGTACGCTGGCAGCAGCCGCTCGGTGGTACCGTGCTGCTCAGCCTGGCACTGGAGGATTCCCTGAACCGACTGCATTTCGCCGGCACGGACAACATAGTCAGTAGCGGCGACCGCCGACCACCGGACGTGGTAGCACGACTGGATCAAACGGGTGAATGGGGCAATCTGTCGCTGAGCATGCTGGCGCGGGAAATCACTACCACCAGCCCCACAGGCACGGCCGCCCGCAGTGACGGCGATCTGGGTACAGCATTCAGCCTGGCCGGAAGAATCGAAACCGGTGCACTGGATAACCTGCGCTTCATGTTTAATTACGGCAATGCCCTGGCGCGCTATTCAACCCTGTCGACCTACGCCGATGCTACCGTTACAGCGGAAGGGCAGGTTGCGCTGGCGACCACCTATAGCGGCCTGATAGCCTGGCAGCATTTCTGGTCTCCCCGCTGGCGCTCGTCATTCGCCTTGAGTCTGTCCGTGACCGATCCTCACAGAACAACCAGCAACAGACTGACCCGGGAAAGCCGTTCCGCCCATGCCAACCTGATCTGGGCACCCAATCAGAGGATTTCCCTCGGGGTCGAATACCTCTATGGCTGGCGCAGCCTGCTGAGCGGTGAAGACGGAAATCTGCACCGCCTGCAATTGACTACCCGAATCAATTTCTGA
- a CDS encoding cold-shock protein, whose product MSKGTVKWFNADKGFGFITPEDGGKDLFVHFSEIKSDGGYATLNDGQAVEFEVGQGQKGPCATNVIPG is encoded by the coding sequence ATGAGTAAAGGCACAGTTAAATGGTTTAACGCGGACAAAGGTTTTGGTTTTATTACACCCGAAGACGGTGGCAAGGATCTCTTTGTACATTTTTCTGAAATCAAAAGTGATGGCGGATACGCAACACTGAACGATGGTCAGGCTGTAGAGTTTGAAGTTGGGCAAGGCCAGAAAGGCCCTTGCGCGACTAATGTCATACCCGGCTAA